A stretch of the Candidatus Kapaibacterium sp. genome encodes the following:
- a CDS encoding S-adenosylmethionine:tRNA ribosyltransferase-isomerase — MINVSEIDLEHYNYELPEDKIAYFPAFSRSDSKLLFVERKSGKIKHHKFTDLANLLPQDALLVRNSTKVISARLHFRKSGGAKVELLLIKPLQPSADPQIAMQSLKSCSWECIVGGRAVREGMTLEIDAHPDNDLQFTATILKRYENKAVVQFDWSDEALTFSHLLASHGQVPLPPYIKRETESNDVERYQTVYAIADGSVAAPTAGLHFTPEINETLNKKGINICDLILHVGPGTFIPIADDKIANHVMHSEQFSVGIKQLKQIKVALEQKKPIIAVGTTSVRTLESLFWIGNLISEGIKIDLTAICLDQWTAYGQFAISDPAVAITNLLDQAAAQKLDTISGDTSLLIIPGYRFKVVSGMLTNFHQPKSTLILLVASFLGRELWKASYDEALNSDYRFLSYGDSSLLL, encoded by the coding sequence ATGATTAATGTTTCTGAGATTGATTTAGAACACTACAACTACGAATTGCCGGAAGATAAAATTGCTTATTTTCCGGCTTTCTCTCGTTCGGACAGCAAATTATTATTTGTCGAGAGAAAATCAGGGAAAATTAAGCATCACAAATTCACTGATTTAGCTAATTTATTGCCCCAAGATGCTTTATTAGTCAGGAATTCTACAAAAGTAATTTCTGCACGTTTGCATTTTCGTAAATCAGGTGGAGCAAAAGTTGAATTGCTTTTAATTAAGCCCTTGCAGCCATCTGCCGACCCTCAGATTGCGATGCAATCACTTAAATCTTGCTCTTGGGAGTGTATCGTTGGTGGTAGAGCTGTTCGCGAAGGAATGACGCTTGAAATTGATGCACATCCGGATAATGATTTGCAATTTACAGCTACCATTTTAAAAAGATACGAAAATAAGGCTGTGGTGCAATTCGATTGGTCTGATGAGGCTTTGACATTTTCGCATTTGCTAGCAAGTCATGGTCAAGTTCCTTTGCCACCGTATATCAAACGTGAAACGGAATCCAACGATGTCGAAAGATACCAAACCGTTTATGCTATTGCTGATGGTTCGGTTGCTGCTCCGACAGCCGGTTTGCATTTCACTCCTGAGATAAATGAAACGCTAAATAAGAAAGGAATCAATATCTGCGATTTGATTCTTCATGTCGGTCCCGGGACTTTCATTCCAATTGCCGATGATAAAATCGCAAATCATGTGATGCACTCGGAGCAATTTAGTGTCGGGATTAAGCAATTGAAGCAAATCAAAGTCGCATTGGAGCAAAAGAAGCCCATCATTGCTGTTGGGACGACATCTGTCAGAACTTTGGAATCACTTTTTTGGATTGGAAATTTAATTTCCGAAGGTATAAAAATTGACCTTACAGCAATTTGCTTAGACCAATGGACGGCATATGGGCAATTTGCAATTTCTGACCCGGCGGTTGCAATTACAAATTTGCTCGACCAAGCTGCGGCTCAGAAATTAGACACTATAAGCGGCGACACGTCTCTATTAATCATCCCGGGTTATCGATTTAAGGTTGTTTCCGGAATGTTGACTAATTTTCATCAACCCAAATCAACGCTCATTTTGCTCGTGGCATCATTTCTCGGCAGAGAGCTTTGGAAAGCGTCATACGACGAAGCCCTAAATTCGGATTATCGCTTTCTCAGCTATGGCGATTCATCATTATTATTGTAA
- a CDS encoding elongation factor G: protein MKVYEPKNIRNIALVGHAGSGKTSIAEAMLFHAGSISRRGTVEDNNTVSDFNELEHEKSSSVFSSIMFAEYNNTKINIIDTPGYDDYIGEMIAPMHVCDTAVVVVNSVNGLEVGTENGMTYAAKSNKPTIFLLNKLDIEQSKFDSVVEDIKAQVGNSATIFQYPLNAGAGFNTVIDILSMKAVKYSGSTEPEILDLPASEVDKVETLRNELIESIAESDEDLMNQYFEEGSLTDEQIANGLKKALIAREIMPIFCVCSKNFIGFKHFMDFIVKEVPFPSEMPVAVEEGSIKVDSDPTAKVSLFIFKMVSDPRLGDMTFFKVISGKLHSGIDLINSDRGSSERIGQVFVINGKKRDEVSEMLAGDIGSTVKLKATNINDTLHEKNFNVTFQKIEYPNPKVRTAVVPKTKGEEEKVGMGLHALHAEDPTIVIEHSQELRQTIVFAQGELHLGVIKWRLENRYKVEAVFIEPRVPYRETIQKKAQGSYRHKKQSGGAGQFAEVHMMVEPWYENLPNPDGMSVRGKDLYDLDWGGKLEFVNCIVGGVIDQRFMPAILKGVMEKMQEGPLTGSYVRDIRVAIYDGKMHPVDSNEAAFKTAGMMVFKDNFTQASPKILEPIYDIEVKVPEDYVGDVMSDLPSRRGVILGIDSEGKYQKIKARMPLAEVDKYSQALRSMTQARATFTSAFSEYAAVPPNVQIELMEAYKKQQSDDE, encoded by the coding sequence ATGAAGGTTTATGAACCAAAAAATATCAGGAACATCGCATTAGTTGGACATGCGGGTTCGGGGAAAACTTCTATCGCAGAGGCTATGCTTTTTCATGCAGGTAGTATCAGCCGTAGAGGTACTGTAGAAGATAACAATACAGTATCGGATTTCAACGAACTCGAACACGAGAAAAGCTCGTCTGTGTTTAGCTCAATTATGTTTGCTGAGTACAACAACACCAAAATCAATATCATCGATACTCCCGGGTATGATGATTATATCGGCGAAATGATTGCGCCGATGCATGTTTGCGACACCGCAGTAGTGGTAGTCAATTCCGTCAACGGGCTCGAAGTTGGCACTGAAAACGGAATGACTTATGCCGCAAAATCCAACAAACCGACTATCTTTTTACTGAATAAGTTAGATATCGAGCAATCAAAATTTGACTCTGTAGTCGAAGATATCAAGGCTCAGGTCGGCAATAGTGCTACCATATTCCAGTATCCGCTCAATGCCGGTGCCGGATTTAATACAGTAATTGACATTCTTTCGATGAAAGCCGTCAAATATTCAGGAAGCACCGAACCCGAAATTTTGGATTTACCCGCTTCCGAAGTTGACAAAGTCGAAACTCTCAGAAATGAACTCATCGAATCTATCGCCGAAAGTGACGAAGATTTGATGAACCAATATTTCGAAGAAGGCAGTCTGACTGATGAACAAATTGCAAACGGTTTGAAAAAAGCACTGATAGCACGTGAAATCATGCCGATTTTCTGCGTTTGTTCCAAAAATTTCATCGGTTTCAAACACTTCATGGATTTCATTGTCAAGGAAGTGCCATTCCCGAGCGAAATGCCCGTTGCAGTCGAAGAAGGCAGCATCAAAGTTGATAGCGACCCAACGGCAAAAGTTTCTCTATTTATTTTCAAAATGGTTTCCGACCCACGCCTTGGTGACATGACTTTTTTCAAAGTGATTTCAGGCAAATTACATTCAGGCATCGACCTTATCAATTCCGATAGAGGTTCATCCGAAAGAATCGGGCAGGTTTTCGTCATCAATGGCAAAAAACGCGACGAAGTTTCCGAAATGCTTGCCGGTGATATTGGCTCGACTGTCAAATTGAAAGCAACCAATATCAACGACACTTTGCACGAAAAGAATTTCAACGTTACTTTCCAAAAAATCGAATATCCAAACCCGAAAGTCCGTACAGCCGTCGTTCCCAAAACTAAGGGCGAGGAAGAAAAAGTTGGTATGGGATTGCATGCACTTCACGCCGAAGACCCAACTATCGTAATCGAACATTCGCAGGAATTGCGCCAAACAATTGTATTTGCACAAGGCGAATTGCATTTGGGCGTTATCAAATGGCGACTCGAAAATCGCTATAAGGTAGAAGCTGTATTTATCGAACCGAGAGTGCCGTACCGCGAAACTATCCAGAAAAAAGCCCAAGGCAGTTACCGCCACAAAAAGCAAAGTGGTGGAGCAGGGCAATTTGCTGAAGTTCATATGATGGTTGAGCCTTGGTACGAGAATTTGCCCAATCCCGATGGAATGTCAGTCCGTGGGAAAGACCTCTACGACCTTGATTGGGGCGGAAAGCTCGAATTTGTCAACTGTATCGTGGGCGGTGTGATTGACCAACGTTTTATGCCCGCAATTTTGAAAGGCGTCATGGAAAAAATGCAAGAGGGACCATTGACCGGCTCTTACGTTCGCGATATTCGCGTTGCAATTTATGATGGCAAAATGCATCCCGTTGATTCAAACGAAGCAGCCTTCAAGACCGCAGGGATGATGGTTTTCAAAGATAATTTCACGCAAGCAAGCCCGAAAATACTCGAACCGATTTACGATATCGAAGTGAAAGTGCCCGAAGACTACGTCGGCGACGTTATGAGCGACCTTCCTTCGCGTCGCGGAGTCATCTTGGGGATTGATTCCGAAGGTAAATATCAGAAAATCAAAGCACGTATGCCGCTTGCCGAAGTGGACAAGTATTCGCAGGCTTTGCGTTCGATGACTCAAGCGAGAGCCACCTTTACATCCGCTTTCTCCGAATACGCAGCTGTACCGCCGAACGTTCAAATCGAATTGATGGAAGCTTACAAAAAGCAACAATCAGACGACGAATAG
- a CDS encoding insulinase family protein → MIDLTKNIPIVTHRLSNKLDLTIVPIRKSPIISINLTYFVGSYNEYKGIRGFAHLFEHLMFEGTKNVLKGEFDKICTLAGGSNNAYTTHNKTTYLMVLPSNQLELALWLDSDRMYNSEITEHALKNQKSVVIEEISQNVENRTYGTFRKYLAELAYKADTPYSWDVYGDISDINNSTLELARQFFDTYYKPSNASLVICGDCEPQSTIELVEKYFGEKSESALPHSNGNKVNVQKGHHFISPDEVPLDAVFIAFHLPDYMNADNDTADFISQILAGGRSSLLHDSLVRGKQVASSAGVFTDRRQYSSLLVFYAIASDTSVTAEILATELRNEIELLTKRTDLDYLVEKTKNRMLTGIANEIQYTQGLADTIGNFRTFYGDAKKFYDVIEMMTTCSPDTIIEFCDKYLDFDSSIRIDYQSKG, encoded by the coding sequence ATGATAGATTTAACAAAAAATATCCCGATAGTAACACACCGACTTAGCAATAAACTTGATTTGACAATAGTTCCGATACGGAAATCGCCTATAATCAGTATCAATCTGACTTACTTCGTAGGCTCGTACAATGAGTACAAGGGAATCAGAGGTTTTGCACATTTGTTTGAGCATTTGATGTTCGAAGGTACGAAAAATGTGCTAAAGGGCGAATTCGACAAGATTTGTACGCTTGCAGGCGGCTCAAATAACGCATATACCACTCACAACAAGACTACATATTTGATGGTATTGCCATCGAATCAGTTGGAACTCGCTTTGTGGTTAGATTCGGACAGGATGTACAATTCGGAGATTACCGAGCACGCTTTGAAAAATCAGAAGAGCGTTGTGATTGAGGAAATTTCGCAAAATGTTGAAAATCGCACTTACGGCACATTCAGAAAATATCTGGCAGAGCTTGCTTATAAAGCCGATACGCCCTATTCATGGGATGTTTATGGCGATATTAGTGATATAAATAACTCAACATTGGAACTTGCGCGACAATTTTTCGATACTTATTACAAACCCTCCAATGCATCATTGGTGATATGCGGCGATTGCGAGCCACAAAGCACAATTGAGCTTGTTGAAAAATATTTTGGCGAGAAATCGGAGAGTGCTCTCCCCCATTCAAATGGGAATAAAGTGAATGTGCAAAAGGGGCATCACTTCATTAGCCCTGATGAAGTACCTTTGGATGCAGTTTTCATAGCATTTCATTTGCCGGATTATATGAATGCGGATAACGATACAGCCGATTTCATTTCGCAAATTTTAGCGGGTGGACGCAGCAGTTTGTTGCATGATAGCCTTGTTCGGGGCAAGCAGGTGGCGTCTTCAGCCGGAGTATTTACCGACAGACGGCAATATTCATCATTGTTGGTTTTCTATGCAATTGCTTCGGATACAAGCGTAACAGCGGAAATTTTGGCGACAGAGTTGAGAAATGAAATTGAATTGCTAACGAAAAGAACGGATTTGGACTATCTTGTAGAAAAAACTAAGAACCGAATGTTGACAGGAATCGCAAATGAGATTCAATATACGCAAGGTTTGGCGGACACAATCGGGAATTTCAGAACCTTTTACGGCGATGCAAAGAAATTTTACGACGTGATTGAAATGATGACAACGTGTTCGCCGGATACAATAATCGAATTTTGCGATAAATATTTGGATTTCGATTCAAGCATTAGAATTGATTATCAAAGCAAAGGTTAG